One stretch of Heterodontus francisci isolate sHetFra1 chromosome 22, sHetFra1.hap1, whole genome shotgun sequence DNA includes these proteins:
- the pou2af2 gene encoding POU domain class 2-associating factor 2: METVHSEHSKRVYQGVRVKHTVKDLLAEKRSRQTNVTFKYNTGTSSSQPPAYVQMSGSHVIPGYYGVRRPYLSDSELPHCHPSCHPSKQYTTDVYSSSLGGKSLGCDPPGVSGYQPLFDPYLTEAFGDYRTSTLPSGANSIFTSQAPPPLIPPFSNESSHFLLRDSWDSVPDNISQADAICDSLQQMQATVTNCQASHDSNHSLPGPDSITPSQYRNTNRNNGISSQGSQPYPLHPLEEMHFATSYQAASAYGCSPFMTAPSELATKVVHLSPEESSDTLTSSMLDVSSWAKEDVSTTWPLYEVRRTY, translated from the exons TTCACTCAGAACATTCTAAACGTGTTTATCAAGGAGTCCGTGTCAAGCACACAGTCAAAGACCTACTAGCAGAGAAAAGGTCCCGACAGACAAACGTGACCTTCAAGTATAAC ACTGGAACGAGCTCTTCTCAACCACCAGCTTATGTTCAGATGTCTG gttcccATGTAATACCTGGTTATTATGGTGTAAGAAGACCGTATCTATCAGACTCTGAGCTGCCTCATTGCCATCCGTCTTGCCATCCATCTAAACAGTACACAACAGATGTATACTCATCTTCTCTGGGCGGGAAGTCCCTTGGCTGTGACCCACCAGGAGTCTCTGGGTATCAGCCTCTGTTTGATCCGTACCTTACAGAAGCATTTGGAGACTACCGCACATCAACATTACCATCCGGGGCAAATTCCATTTTCACATCTCAGGCTCCCCCACCTCTCATTCCACCTTTTTCCAATGAATCATCGCATTTTCTGCTG AGAGACTCATGGGACAGTGTTCCAGACAACATCAGTCAAGCTGATGCAATTTGTGACTCCCTCCAGCAGATGCAGGCGACTGTGACTAATTGTCAAGCTTCTCATGACAGCAACCATTCTCTGCCTGGCCCTGACTCCATCACTCCATCTCAGTACAGGAACACCAACCGGAACAACGGCATATCAAGCCAGGGGTCCCAGCCCTACCCTCTTCATCCACTAGAGGAGATGCACTTTGCCACCAGTTACCAAGCTGCCTCTGCATATGGATGTTCCCCATTTATGACAGCACCCTCAGAATTGGCTACCAAGGTCGTCCATCTCTCACCTGAAGAATCGTCCGACACATTAACCAGTTCCATGCTTGATGTCTCCTCCTGGGCAAAAGAAGATGTGAGCACCACCTGGCCTTTATATGAAGTGAGGCGAACCTATTAA